One Pseudomonas entomophila genomic window carries:
- a CDS encoding LysR family transcriptional regulator: protein MDLANLSAFIAIAETGSFSGAGERLHLTQPAISKRIAGLEQQLDVRLFDRLGREVTLTEAGRALLPRAYQILNVLDDTRRALTNLTGEVTGRLTLATSHHIGLHRLPPLLRAFTRQYPAVALDIQFLDSEAAYDEILHGRAEIAVITLAPEPHHLVRAVPVWDDALDFVAAPEHPLASNGQVDLADVARHPAVFPGGNTFTHHIVQRLFESQGLTPNIAMSTNYLETIKMMVSIGLAWSVLPRTMLDEQVAPIALPGIQLSRQLGYILHTERTLSNAARAFMALLDSHAGST from the coding sequence ATGGACCTCGCCAACCTCAGTGCATTCATCGCCATCGCCGAAACCGGCAGCTTTTCCGGAGCCGGTGAACGCCTGCACCTGACCCAGCCGGCCATCAGCAAACGCATCGCCGGGCTCGAGCAGCAACTGGACGTGCGCCTGTTCGACCGCCTGGGCCGCGAAGTCACCCTGACCGAGGCCGGCCGCGCCCTGCTGCCACGCGCCTACCAGATCCTCAATGTACTGGATGACACCCGCCGTGCCCTGACCAACCTGACCGGCGAGGTGACCGGTCGTCTCACCCTGGCCACCAGCCACCATATCGGCCTGCACCGCCTGCCGCCGCTGCTACGCGCCTTCACCCGCCAGTACCCGGCGGTGGCGCTGGACATCCAGTTCCTCGATTCAGAGGCGGCCTACGATGAAATTCTCCATGGCCGTGCGGAAATCGCCGTGATCACCCTGGCCCCGGAGCCTCATCACCTGGTGCGCGCCGTCCCGGTCTGGGACGACGCGCTGGATTTCGTGGCCGCGCCGGAACACCCGCTGGCCAGCAACGGCCAGGTCGACCTGGCCGATGTCGCCCGTCATCCGGCGGTATTCCCCGGCGGCAACACCTTCACCCACCATATTGTCCAGCGCCTGTTCGAAAGCCAGGGCCTGACGCCAAACATCGCCATGAGCACCAACTACCTGGAAACCATCAAGATGATGGTGTCCATCGGACTGGCGTGGAGTGTGCTACCACGTACTATGCTCGATGAGCAGGTCGCGCCCATCGCCCTGCCCGGCATACAGCTGTCACGCCAGCTAGGCTACATACTGCATACCGAACGCACGCTGTCGAACGCGGCCAGGGCCTTCATGGCCCTGCTCGACAGCCATGCCGGGTCCACCTGA